From Actinosynnema mirum DSM 43827, a single genomic window includes:
- a CDS encoding ABC transporter ATP-binding protein, translating into MTAMLEVAALGHTYQGKDGAHTAIDDLSFTVGAGELVCVVGPSGCGKSTLLRTISGLVRPSRGAVSLHGNAVKGVPDDLAVVFQDYSRSLFPWLSVQKNVEFPLRSSVGRAKRRARAAEALEWVGLAAAGRKYPWQLSGGMQQRVAIARALAYRPALLLMDEPFASVDAQTRFELEDLLLKIRTEHDTTVLVVTHDIDESVYLGDRVLVLSTSPASVVADLRVDLPAPRDQITTRESDVFVGLRAEVARLLNVGKPSPARRPAPGRRAADGQAARWAAEERAEVERGAAQRLAR; encoded by the coding sequence ATGACCGCGATGCTCGAGGTGGCCGCGCTGGGCCACACCTACCAGGGCAAGGACGGCGCCCACACGGCGATCGACGACCTCTCCTTCACCGTCGGCGCCGGTGAGCTGGTCTGCGTCGTCGGCCCCTCCGGGTGCGGCAAGTCCACGCTGCTCCGGACGATCTCCGGGCTGGTGCGCCCCAGCCGGGGCGCGGTGAGCCTGCACGGCAACGCGGTCAAGGGCGTGCCCGACGACCTGGCCGTGGTGTTCCAGGACTACAGCCGCTCGCTGTTCCCGTGGCTGAGCGTGCAGAAGAACGTGGAGTTCCCGCTGCGCAGCTCGGTCGGGCGGGCGAAGCGGCGGGCGCGCGCGGCCGAGGCGCTGGAGTGGGTCGGGCTGGCGGCGGCGGGGCGCAAGTACCCGTGGCAGCTGTCCGGCGGGATGCAGCAGCGGGTGGCGATCGCGAGGGCGCTGGCGTACCGGCCTGCCCTGCTGCTCATGGACGAGCCGTTCGCGTCGGTGGACGCGCAGACCAGGTTCGAGCTGGAGGACCTGCTGCTGAAGATCCGCACCGAGCACGACACGACGGTGCTGGTGGTCACGCACGACATCGACGAGAGCGTGTACCTGGGCGACCGCGTGCTGGTGCTGTCGACCTCGCCCGCGTCGGTCGTGGCGGACCTGCGGGTGGACCTGCCCGCGCCGCGCGACCAGATCACCACGCGCGAGTCGGACGTGTTCGTGGGGCTGCGGGCGGAGGTGGCGCGGCTGCTGAACGTGGGCAAGCCCTCGCCCGCCCGGCGCCCGGCGCCCGGTCGGCGGGCCGCTGACGGGCAGGCCGCGAGATGGGCGGCGGAGGAGCGCGCCGAGGTGGAGAGGGGCGCCGCGCAGCGCTTGGCGCGCTGA
- a CDS encoding ABC transporter permease produces MRALSGFLQRWVVFGCLVLVWEVAAFLADDPFFPRPTVIAEAAAELWLSGPAETLFLSDVVFEHLVPSLTRLLTGWGIAAVVGVALGLALGRSARAMEYAGPVLTFMRSIPPPALVPVFLLLFNIGTSMQLATIVFGVLWPILLNTVDGARSVDSTKTETSEVFRIPRAQWVLGVVLPSAAPKIFAGLRVSLSLSLVLMVVSELVGTDNGIGSQLLLAQRQFDFPGMWAGIVLLGVLGYTLNTVLLALENRALAWQPKREGRTPATVED; encoded by the coding sequence GTGAGGGCGCTGTCGGGCTTCCTCCAGCGGTGGGTGGTCTTCGGCTGCCTGGTCCTGGTGTGGGAGGTGGCGGCGTTCCTCGCGGACGACCCGTTCTTCCCGCGCCCCACGGTGATCGCGGAAGCCGCCGCGGAGCTGTGGCTCAGCGGCCCCGCCGAGACGCTGTTCCTGAGCGACGTGGTGTTCGAGCACCTGGTGCCCAGCCTGACCCGGCTGCTCACCGGGTGGGGCATCGCCGCCGTCGTCGGCGTCGCGCTCGGCCTCGCCCTCGGCCGCTCCGCGCGCGCCATGGAGTACGCGGGGCCGGTGCTGACGTTCATGCGCTCCATCCCGCCGCCCGCGCTGGTGCCGGTGTTCCTGCTGCTGTTCAACATCGGCACCTCGATGCAGCTGGCCACGATCGTCTTCGGCGTGCTGTGGCCGATCCTGCTCAACACCGTCGACGGCGCCCGCTCCGTCGACAGCACCAAGACCGAGACGTCCGAGGTGTTCCGCATCCCGCGCGCCCAGTGGGTCCTCGGCGTCGTCCTGCCGTCGGCCGCCCCGAAGATCTTCGCCGGTCTCCGGGTCAGCCTGTCGCTGTCGCTCGTGCTCATGGTCGTCTCCGAGCTCGTCGGCACCGACAACGGCATCGGCTCGCAGCTGCTGCTCGCCCAGCGGCAGTTCGACTTCCCCGGCATGTGGGCGGGGATCGTCCTGCTCGGCGTGCTCGGCTACACCCTCAACACCGTGCTCCTCGCGCTGGAGAACCGGGCGCTGGCCTGGCAGCCCAAGCGCGAGGGGCGCACCCCCGCGACGGTGGAGGATTGA